A window from Cellulomonas sp. C5510 encodes these proteins:
- a CDS encoding DUF6458 family protein translates to MGIGSGIALIVIGAILTFGVSDNISGVDLTVIGYICMGAGVLALILALVLTNQRANTSHREVVERYEDRTPPPAA, encoded by the coding sequence ATGGGCATCGGCAGCGGCATCGCGCTGATCGTCATCGGGGCGATCCTCACGTTCGGCGTGAGCGACAACATCTCCGGCGTGGACCTGACGGTCATCGGCTACATCTGCATGGGCGCGGGCGTGCTCGCGCTGATCCTCGCGCTGGTCCTCACGAACCAGCGCGCCAACACCTCGCACCGCGAGGTCGTGGAGCGCTACGAGGACCGCACGCCGCCCCCCGCGGCGTGA
- a CDS encoding prolyl oligopeptidase family serine peptidase, producing MTDASDTTPVPGTSDSPSAAAPPTPFHDLDAYVALPRLSGLTLSPDGTRLVTAVATLDAKRTRYVTALWEVDPAGERPSRRLTRSAKGESSARFASTGDLLFTSARPDADAEAPDDEAPAALWLLPADGAEARVVAARKAGIDGVVVAEDAPVVVVPSDVLPRATDEASDARLIGLRKDAKVSAVLHSSYPVRYWDHDLGPAVPHLFAADLSAVAAPAAAPAAAGEPATRLELRDVTPDPGTGLRHQDAVLSPDGRTLVTTWTRPAARGVERHRLVAVDVATGSRRVLVDDPGADVYGPVISPDSRRVAYVRETITTPTTAPREELWVVGLDAEGPAPQRVAPGWDRWPGQVVWTRDGSGLIVVADDGGRSPVFHVDLGTGAVTRVTADDAAFTDLLVSPDGAALYALRSSYAAPPHPVRVDLAAALASGAPVEAVALPAPAPLPALPGTLTEVTTTAEDGATVRAWLVLPEGASAASPAPLALWIHGGPLGSWNAWSWRWNPWILAARGYAVLLPDPALSTGYGQDFVQRGWGAWGAAPFTDLMAVTDAAVARADVDETRTAAMGGSFGGYMANWVAGHTDRFRAIVTHASLWALDQFGPTTDSSYYWEREMTAEMALANSPHLSVEKIVTPMLVVHGDKDYRVPIGEGLRLWYELLSRSALAADDEGRTPHRFLYFPDENHWVLTPQHAKVWYQVVEAFLAEHVLGLSGEDVPPLPEVLG from the coding sequence GTGACCGACGCCTCTGACACCACGCCCGTCCCCGGCACCTCCGACTCCCCGTCCGCGGCCGCCCCGCCGACCCCGTTCCACGACCTCGACGCCTACGTCGCCCTGCCGCGGCTGTCCGGGCTGACGCTGTCGCCGGACGGCACCCGCCTCGTCACGGCGGTCGCCACGCTCGACGCGAAGCGCACCCGCTACGTCACCGCCCTGTGGGAGGTCGACCCCGCCGGCGAGCGCCCCTCGCGCCGCCTCACCCGTTCGGCGAAGGGCGAGTCGTCCGCCCGGTTCGCGTCGACGGGCGACCTGCTCTTCACCTCGGCCCGCCCGGACGCCGACGCGGAGGCCCCGGACGACGAGGCCCCCGCCGCGCTCTGGCTGCTGCCCGCCGACGGTGCCGAGGCGCGGGTGGTCGCCGCCCGCAAGGCCGGGATCGACGGCGTGGTGGTCGCCGAGGACGCCCCGGTGGTGGTCGTGCCGTCGGACGTGCTGCCGCGGGCGACCGACGAGGCCTCGGACGCGCGCCTCATCGGGCTGCGCAAGGACGCGAAGGTGTCCGCCGTGCTGCACAGCTCCTACCCGGTGCGCTACTGGGACCACGACCTCGGGCCGGCCGTGCCGCACCTGTTCGCCGCGGACCTGTCCGCCGTCGCCGCGCCCGCCGCCGCGCCCGCCGCCGCCGGTGAGCCCGCGACGCGCCTGGAGCTCCGCGACGTCACGCCCGACCCCGGCACCGGCCTGCGGCACCAGGACGCCGTGCTGTCGCCGGACGGTCGGACGCTCGTGACGACGTGGACGCGGCCGGCCGCGCGCGGCGTCGAGCGGCACCGGCTGGTCGCCGTGGACGTCGCGACGGGCAGCCGCCGCGTGCTGGTCGACGACCCGGGCGCCGACGTGTACGGCCCCGTGATCTCGCCGGACTCGCGCCGCGTCGCCTACGTGCGCGAGACGATCACCACGCCGACGACCGCGCCGCGCGAGGAGCTGTGGGTCGTCGGGCTCGACGCGGAGGGACCGGCGCCGCAGCGGGTCGCCCCCGGCTGGGACCGCTGGCCCGGCCAGGTCGTGTGGACCCGCGACGGCTCCGGCCTGATCGTGGTCGCCGACGACGGCGGGCGCAGCCCCGTGTTCCACGTCGACCTCGGCACCGGCGCGGTCACCCGGGTGACGGCGGACGACGCCGCGTTCACGGACCTGCTCGTCAGCCCGGACGGTGCCGCGCTGTACGCGCTGCGCAGCTCGTACGCCGCCCCGCCGCACCCGGTCCGGGTCGACCTCGCCGCGGCGCTCGCCTCGGGTGCACCGGTCGAGGCCGTCGCCCTGCCCGCCCCGGCGCCGCTGCCCGCCCTGCCCGGCACCCTCACCGAGGTCACGACGACGGCCGAGGACGGCGCGACGGTGCGGGCGTGGCTCGTGCTGCCGGAGGGCGCGTCCGCCGCCTCGCCGGCACCGCTCGCGCTGTGGATCCACGGCGGCCCGCTCGGCTCCTGGAACGCCTGGTCGTGGCGCTGGAACCCGTGGATCCTCGCCGCCCGCGGCTACGCGGTGCTGCTGCCCGACCCGGCGCTGTCCACCGGTTACGGGCAGGACTTCGTGCAGCGCGGCTGGGGTGCGTGGGGGGCTGCGCCGTTCACGGACCTCATGGCGGTCACCGACGCGGCCGTCGCACGCGCCGACGTCGACGAGACCCGCACGGCCGCGATGGGCGGGTCGTTCGGCGGCTACATGGCGAACTGGGTCGCCGGGCACACCGACCGGTTCCGGGCGATCGTCACCCACGCGAGCCTGTGGGCCCTGGACCAGTTCGGGCCCACGACGGACAGCTCGTACTACTGGGAGCGCGAGATGACCGCCGAGATGGCGCTCGCGAACTCGCCGCACCTGTCGGTCGAGAAGATCGTCACCCCGATGCTGGTGGTGCACGGCGACAAGGACTACCGGGTCCCGATCGGCGAGGGGCTGCGCCTCTGGTACGAGCTGCTGTCCCGCTCGGCGCTCGCGGCGGACGACGAGGGACGCACGCCGCACCGGTTCCTCTACTTCCCGGACGAGAACCACTGGGTGCTGACGCCGCAGCACGCCAAGGTCTGGTACCAGGTGGTGGAGGCGTTCCTGGCCGAGCACGTCCTGGGCCTGTCCGGGGAGGACGTGCCGCCGCTGCCGGAGGTGCTCGGCTAG
- a CDS encoding cytochrome c oxidase assembly protein, whose translation MAGATTARPPRAAPPGPVPDGTGTTARVLRLTALGVAAVAAVVAGLAFTGAAVPTALRDPGALVRWGLPVASTVSELAASATLGGLVLLATVLVRRPDGSVVRAASGVTAAAAAVWTLAAVVELVLTYANVAGLRLDDPAFGGELGQFVTQFELGRVLLFVAVVAAVVTALALMTTSPLGAAGISVLVLTALWQAAQTGHAAGAASHDLATSSMFLHLVGAALWIGTLVALSPLAHRLGADLAPAVARFSVVAGWSLTAVAVSGVVNSVVRLGTWSDLGTRYGLLLLVKVALFGVLGLIGLAHRRRVVSRLAGDQRAPAAWLFWRLVLVELAVMGAVSGVAVALGASPPPVPDDPITDPTPAEIVTGHALPPEPDTLAWVTQWRWDVLLASAAVAGLVVYLRWVLRLRRRGDAWPWARTASWVAGMVLFFWTTSGGPAMYGHVLFSAHMVEHMILAMVVPVLLALSAPVTLALRALPARSSAARRGEPDASRGPREWLLALVHSRWGRFFANPVVAAVNFAGSMVVFYYTDVFRWALTSELGHYAMVVHFSLAGYLFVNALVGIDPGPTRPAYPQRLLLLFATMAFHAFFGVALTTGDVLLVPDWFGLMGREWGPSAIVDQQRGGGVAWGIGELPTLALAVGVAIAWARDDERTARRRDRRVERDGDTEMDEYNAMLARLAARDGGVGGGKSEGDRADA comes from the coding sequence ATGGCCGGTGCCACGACCGCCCGCCCACCGCGGGCGGCGCCTCCCGGACCGGTCCCCGACGGGACCGGCACCACCGCGCGCGTCCTGCGGCTGACGGCGCTGGGCGTCGCGGCGGTGGCCGCCGTCGTCGCGGGGCTCGCGTTCACCGGCGCCGCCGTGCCGACCGCGCTGCGCGACCCCGGCGCGCTGGTGCGCTGGGGCCTGCCGGTCGCGTCGACGGTCTCGGAGCTCGCCGCGTCCGCGACACTCGGCGGCCTGGTGCTGCTCGCGACCGTCCTCGTGCGCCGACCGGACGGGTCCGTGGTGCGCGCGGCCTCCGGCGTCACGGCGGCCGCTGCCGCGGTGTGGACGCTGGCCGCGGTCGTGGAGCTCGTCCTCACCTACGCGAACGTCGCCGGGCTGCGGCTCGACGACCCGGCCTTCGGCGGGGAGCTGGGGCAGTTCGTCACGCAGTTCGAGCTCGGACGGGTGCTGCTGTTCGTCGCCGTCGTCGCGGCGGTGGTCACGGCGCTCGCCCTCATGACGACGTCCCCGCTCGGTGCCGCGGGGATCTCCGTACTCGTCCTGACCGCCCTGTGGCAGGCCGCGCAGACGGGCCACGCGGCCGGGGCGGCGAGCCACGACCTGGCGACCTCGTCGATGTTCCTGCACCTGGTCGGCGCCGCGCTGTGGATCGGCACCCTCGTGGCGCTCTCGCCGCTCGCCCACCGGCTGGGCGCCGACCTGGCACCCGCGGTGGCGCGGTTCTCGGTCGTCGCCGGCTGGTCGCTCACCGCGGTCGCGGTGTCCGGCGTCGTCAACTCGGTGGTCCGCCTCGGCACCTGGTCCGACCTGGGGACCCGCTACGGGCTGCTCCTCCTCGTCAAGGTCGCCCTGTTCGGCGTGCTCGGCCTGATCGGCCTCGCGCACCGCCGCCGCGTGGTGTCCCGCCTGGCCGGCGACCAGCGCGCGCCCGCAGCGTGGCTGTTCTGGCGGCTGGTGCTCGTGGAGCTCGCCGTGATGGGGGCGGTCTCGGGCGTCGCCGTCGCGCTGGGAGCCTCCCCGCCGCCCGTGCCGGACGACCCGATCACGGACCCGACGCCCGCGGAGATCGTCACCGGGCACGCGCTGCCGCCCGAACCGGACACGCTCGCGTGGGTCACGCAGTGGCGCTGGGACGTGCTGCTCGCGTCGGCGGCCGTCGCGGGGCTCGTGGTCTACCTGCGCTGGGTGCTGCGCCTGCGCCGCCGCGGGGACGCCTGGCCGTGGGCCCGCACCGCGTCCTGGGTGGCGGGTATGGTGCTGTTCTTCTGGACGACGTCCGGCGGACCGGCCATGTACGGGCACGTGCTCTTCAGCGCGCACATGGTCGAGCACATGATCCTCGCGATGGTCGTGCCGGTGCTGCTCGCCCTGTCGGCACCCGTGACGCTCGCCCTGCGCGCCCTGCCGGCGCGGTCCTCCGCCGCCCGGCGCGGCGAGCCCGACGCCTCGCGCGGTCCCCGGGAGTGGCTGCTCGCCCTCGTGCACAGCCGGTGGGGCCGGTTCTTCGCCAACCCCGTCGTCGCCGCCGTGAACTTCGCCGGCTCGATGGTGGTCTTCTACTACACCGACGTCTTCCGGTGGGCGCTGACCTCCGAGCTCGGCCACTACGCGATGGTCGTGCACTTCTCGCTCGCCGGGTACCTGTTCGTGAACGCCCTGGTCGGCATCGACCCCGGTCCGACCCGACCCGCCTACCCGCAGCGGCTGCTGCTGCTGTTCGCGACCATGGCGTTCCACGCGTTCTTCGGCGTCGCGCTGACCACGGGCGACGTGCTGCTGGTGCCCGACTGGTTCGGTCTGATGGGCCGCGAGTGGGGGCCGTCCGCCATCGTCGACCAGCAGCGCGGCGGCGGTGTCGCGTGGGGGATCGGCGAGCTCCCGACCCTCGCGCTCGCGGTCGGCGTCGCGATCGCCTGGGCGCGGGACGACGAGCGGACGGCGCGCCGTCGGGACCGCCGCGTCGAGCGCGACGGCGACACCGAGATGGACGAGTACAACGCCATGCTCGCCCGCCTGGCGGCCCGGGACGGCGGCGTCGGCGGCGGGAAATCCGAGGGCGATCGCGCGGACGCGTGA
- a CDS encoding copper resistance CopC family protein: MTPTAPAAALRRTTLPRAAGPVLAALLLALVALLATAPRAAAHNSLLGTDPEDGATVAAPPARVTLTFDQPAQAIGTEVVVLGPDGGTVSTGTPELVDSTVAQALVDDLPAGVYTVQWRVTSADGHPLSGELTFTASAPTPPQAAEPEAPSSAPPAEPEPTSTTAGGPGATAATLSPQQEVVEDEDAGLEAGVVAVVVVAVLAAGAVAVFVVRERRRSAAGRAASGGDGGGEDEGHDGDADRDGRAER, translated from the coding sequence GTGACTCCCACCGCTCCCGCGGCTGCCCTGCGCCGCACCACCCTGCCCCGCGCCGCCGGCCCGGTCCTGGCTGCGCTGCTGCTCGCGCTCGTCGCGCTGCTGGCGACCGCCCCGCGGGCCGCCGCGCACAACTCCCTGCTCGGGACGGACCCGGAGGACGGCGCCACGGTCGCCGCTCCGCCGGCGCGGGTCACGCTGACGTTCGACCAGCCCGCGCAGGCGATCGGCACCGAGGTGGTGGTGCTCGGTCCGGACGGCGGCACCGTGAGCACCGGGACACCGGAGCTCGTCGACAGCACGGTCGCCCAGGCGCTCGTGGACGACCTGCCGGCGGGCGTCTACACCGTGCAGTGGCGCGTCACGTCGGCGGACGGGCACCCGCTGTCCGGGGAGCTGACGTTCACGGCGTCCGCGCCCACCCCGCCGCAGGCCGCCGAGCCGGAGGCTCCCTCGTCGGCGCCGCCCGCCGAGCCGGAGCCCACCAGCACGACCGCGGGCGGCCCCGGGGCGACGGCGGCCACGCTGTCGCCGCAGCAGGAGGTCGTGGAGGACGAGGACGCCGGCCTCGAGGCCGGCGTGGTGGCGGTCGTGGTGGTGGCGGTGCTCGCCGCCGGGGCCGTCGCGGTGTTCGTCGTGCGCGAGCGGCGTCGCTCCGCCGCGGGCCGGGCGGCGTCCGGCGGGGACGGCGGCGGCGAGGACGAGGGGCACGACGGCGACGCCGACCGGGACGGCCGGGCGGAGCGCTGA
- a CDS encoding RadC family protein: MTPLMLADLEPDQRPRERMLRLGADALSDVELVALLLGSGRRGSSALQTARDLLAAHGGLAGLARSASTDLLALPGVGPAKATRVVAALALARRFGSSADRRETARTPADVVRVAAPLLAGPPDGRLVVVAGDRASRVLGAVVVPGADVHAEPFDARDVLAETLRRGGVTLALVHRHAPGDPAPHATDRAATAAVAAGAAHCGIRLLDHLVLAGDAWTSVAPDRTAGAG; encoded by the coding sequence GTGACGCCCCTGATGCTCGCCGACCTCGAGCCCGACCAGCGCCCGCGGGAGCGCATGCTGCGCCTGGGGGCGGACGCGCTGTCCGACGTCGAGCTGGTGGCGCTGCTGCTCGGGTCGGGTCGGCGCGGGTCGAGCGCGCTGCAGACGGCGCGCGACCTGCTCGCGGCGCACGGTGGGCTCGCCGGCCTCGCGCGGTCCGCGTCCACGGACCTGCTCGCCCTGCCCGGGGTCGGCCCCGCCAAGGCGACCCGCGTGGTGGCGGCGCTGGCGCTCGCCCGGCGGTTCGGCAGCTCCGCGGACCGTCGGGAGACGGCCCGCACGCCCGCGGACGTGGTGCGGGTCGCGGCGCCGCTGCTGGCCGGTCCGCCCGACGGGCGCCTGGTCGTCGTCGCGGGCGACCGTGCCTCGCGGGTGCTGGGCGCCGTGGTGGTGCCGGGTGCGGACGTGCACGCGGAACCGTTCGACGCCCGCGACGTCCTCGCGGAGACGCTGCGCCGCGGGGGCGTCACGCTCGCGCTCGTGCACCGGCACGCGCCCGGGGACCCGGCGCCGCACGCGACGGACCGGGCGGCGACGGCGGCCGTCGCGGCGGGCGCGGCGCACTGCGGCATCCGGCTGCTCGACCACCTGGTGCTGGCGGGCGACGCGTGGACCAGCGTGGCGCCGGACCGCACCGCGGGGGCAGGATGA
- a CDS encoding NUDIX domain-containing protein has product MPLVDSSSEPSPAHPPVIRVAAAVITDAHGRWLLVRKRGTTRFMQAGGKIDPGEDPAGALVRELGEELAVVVDRAQLREVGRRETAAANEPGHHLVAHVFVVDGVTDAVPTAEIEEAVWVTPEDAARLPLAPLTADLLAEAVRS; this is encoded by the coding sequence GTGCCCCTCGTCGACTCCTCCTCCGAGCCCTCCCCCGCGCACCCGCCCGTGATCCGCGTCGCCGCCGCCGTCATCACCGACGCGCACGGCCGGTGGCTGCTGGTCCGCAAGCGCGGCACCACCCGGTTCATGCAGGCAGGCGGGAAGATCGACCCCGGCGAGGACCCGGCCGGCGCCCTGGTGCGCGAGCTCGGCGAGGAGCTGGCCGTCGTCGTGGACCGCGCGCAGCTCCGGGAGGTCGGACGGCGCGAGACCGCTGCCGCGAACGAGCCCGGCCACCACCTGGTCGCGCACGTCTTCGTGGTCGACGGGGTCACCGACGCCGTGCCGACCGCGGAGATCGAGGAGGCCGTCTGGGTCACGCCCGAGGACGCCGCTCGGCTGCCGCTCGCCCCGCTCACCGCGGACCTGCTCGCGGAGGCCGTGCGGAGCTGA
- a CDS encoding PPOX class F420-dependent oxidoreductase has translation MARSIATTRTVDLPELLEFVRPRHHLLLVTARRDGRPQVSPVSGGVDEAGRVVVSTYPGRAKTVNAERDPRVSVVVLSDEWDGPWVQLDGDAEVLHMPEAEDALVDYYRCIAGEHPDWDEYRAAMRVQGKSLIRVTPTRWGPVATGGFPADVAARLDG, from the coding sequence ATGGCCCGATCCATCGCGACGACCCGCACCGTCGACCTGCCCGAGCTCCTCGAGTTCGTCCGCCCGCGACACCACCTGCTGCTCGTGACCGCCCGCCGCGACGGCCGCCCGCAGGTGTCCCCGGTGAGCGGCGGCGTCGACGAGGCCGGGCGCGTCGTCGTGTCGACCTACCCGGGCCGGGCGAAGACGGTCAACGCCGAGCGCGACCCCCGCGTCTCGGTCGTGGTGCTGTCGGACGAGTGGGACGGCCCGTGGGTGCAGCTCGACGGCGACGCCGAGGTGCTGCACATGCCGGAGGCCGAGGACGCGCTCGTCGACTACTACCGCTGCATCGCCGGTGAGCACCCGGACTGGGACGAGTACCGCGCCGCGATGCGCGTGCAGGGCAAGTCGCTGATCCGCGTCACGCCGACGCGCTGGGGCCCGGTCGCCACGGGCGGCTTCCCGGCGGACGTCGCGGCCCGCCTGGACGGCTGA
- a CDS encoding dihydrolipoamide acetyltransferase family protein: protein MPSYQQFRLPDAGEGLTEAEIAAWHVAVGDTVAINQTIVEIETAKSLVDLPSPYAGVVTRLLVAEGETVEVGTPIIEIDTDPTGSAPEGGAPGATGVGPEVAVQDPTSDAQPVEAAAAAAGDAPAPDAEEAGGAVLVGYGTAAAPTRRRARFTSAEGDPSAGAAAPAPADADVRPSTAGPGASRSADPVPVPAAAPGAAPGDAALRPGARALAKPPVRKLARDLGVDLESVQPTGPGGIVTREDVLAHQAAAEARQLATYPGDDQPWLASGTVSPDGRQTRVPVKSVRKRTAEAMVASAFTAPHVTVFHTVDVTRTMRLVARLREDREFRDVRVTPLLIAAKALLLAVRRHPDVNASWDEAAQEIVYKHYVNLGIAAATPRGLVVPNIKDAHRLGLRDLALGLADLTATARAGKTTPRDMSDGTITITNVGVFGIDTGTPILNPGEAAILAFGAIREQPWVHKGKVKIRHVTQLALSVDHRLVDGELGSRVLADVAAVLADPAQALVWG, encoded by the coding sequence GTGCCGTCCTACCAGCAGTTCCGCCTCCCCGACGCGGGCGAGGGCCTGACCGAGGCCGAGATCGCCGCCTGGCACGTCGCCGTCGGGGACACCGTCGCGATCAACCAGACCATCGTCGAGATCGAGACCGCGAAGTCGCTGGTCGACCTCCCGTCCCCGTACGCGGGCGTGGTCACGCGGCTGCTGGTCGCGGAGGGCGAGACGGTCGAGGTCGGCACCCCGATCATCGAGATCGACACCGACCCGACCGGGTCGGCGCCCGAGGGCGGCGCGCCCGGCGCCACCGGCGTGGGGCCGGAGGTCGCGGTGCAGGACCCGACGTCGGACGCGCAGCCGGTCGAGGCGGCTGCGGCGGCTGCGGGGGACGCCCCGGCGCCGGACGCCGAGGAGGCCGGCGGCGCCGTGCTCGTCGGCTACGGCACGGCCGCCGCGCCGACGCGGCGCCGGGCGCGGTTCACCTCAGCCGAGGGCGACCCGTCCGCCGGTGCGGCGGCGCCCGCCCCCGCGGACGCCGACGTGCGGCCCTCGACCGCCGGCCCCGGCGCGTCCCGGTCGGCCGACCCGGTGCCCGTGCCGGCCGCCGCGCCCGGTGCGGCCCCCGGCGACGCCGCGCTGCGCCCCGGCGCCCGCGCCCTCGCCAAGCCGCCGGTCCGCAAGCTCGCCCGTGACCTCGGCGTCGACCTCGAGTCCGTCCAGCCCACGGGTCCGGGAGGCATCGTCACCCGTGAGGACGTGCTCGCGCACCAGGCCGCCGCCGAGGCCCGGCAGCTCGCCACCTACCCCGGTGACGACCAGCCGTGGCTCGCGTCCGGCACCGTCTCCCCGGACGGCCGGCAGACCCGCGTCCCCGTGAAGTCCGTGCGCAAGCGCACTGCGGAGGCGATGGTCGCCTCCGCGTTCACGGCGCCGCACGTCACGGTGTTCCACACCGTCGACGTCACCCGCACGATGCGCCTCGTCGCCCGCCTGCGGGAGGACCGCGAGTTCCGCGACGTCCGCGTCACGCCGCTGCTCATCGCCGCCAAGGCCCTGCTGCTCGCCGTCCGTCGCCACCCGGACGTCAACGCGTCCTGGGACGAGGCAGCGCAGGAGATCGTCTACAAGCACTACGTGAACCTCGGCATCGCCGCCGCGACCCCGCGCGGGCTCGTCGTGCCGAACATCAAGGACGCGCACCGGCTCGGCCTGCGTGACCTCGCGCTCGGGCTCGCGGACCTCACCGCGACCGCCCGTGCGGGGAAGACCACCCCACGCGACATGTCCGACGGCACCATCACCATCACGAACGTCGGCGTGTTCGGGATCGACACCGGCACCCCGATCCTCAACCCCGGCGAGGCCGCGATCCTGGCGTTCGGCGCCATCCGGGAGCAGCCGTGGGTGCACAAGGGCAAGGTCAAGATCCGCCACGTCACGCAGCTCGCGCTGTCCGTCGACCACCGGCTGGTGGACGGGGAGCTCGGGTCGCGGGTGCTGGCCGACGTCGCCGCGGTGCTGGCGGACCCGGCGCAGGCGCTGGTCTGGGGCTGA
- a CDS encoding alpha-ketoacid dehydrogenase subunit beta, translated as MTFAKAINTGLRKALERDPKVMLMGEDIGTLGGVFRVTDGLAKDFGTDRVVDTPLAESGIVGTAIGLALRGYRPVCEIQFDGFIFPAFDQITTQLSKMHYRSRGRLTLPVVIRVPYGGGIGAVEHHSESPEVLFAHTAGLRVVSPSDPQDAYTMIQQAIASPDPVLFFEPKGRYWEKGDVDTDADAVAAPSTLDGARVLRPGTDVTLVAHGPTVATALKVADAAAAEGRSVEVVDLRAISPLDVGTVVESVRRTGRCVVVHEAPVLYGTGAEVAARVTEECFYHLEAPVLRVGGFHTPYPVAKLEHEYLPGLDRVLDAVDRVLAH; from the coding sequence ATGACGTTCGCGAAGGCGATCAACACGGGCCTGCGCAAGGCGCTCGAGCGCGACCCGAAGGTCATGCTCATGGGCGAGGACATCGGCACCCTGGGCGGCGTGTTCCGGGTGACCGACGGGCTCGCGAAGGACTTCGGCACGGACCGCGTCGTCGACACCCCGCTCGCGGAGTCCGGCATCGTCGGCACCGCGATCGGCCTCGCGCTGCGCGGGTACCGGCCGGTCTGCGAGATCCAGTTCGACGGGTTCATCTTCCCGGCGTTCGACCAGATCACCACGCAGCTGTCGAAGATGCACTACCGGTCGCGCGGGCGGCTCACGCTGCCCGTCGTGATCCGGGTGCCGTACGGCGGCGGGATCGGCGCGGTCGAGCACCACTCCGAGTCGCCCGAGGTGCTGTTCGCGCACACCGCCGGGCTGCGGGTCGTCAGCCCGTCGGACCCGCAGGACGCGTACACGATGATCCAGCAGGCGATCGCCTCGCCGGACCCGGTGCTGTTCTTCGAGCCGAAGGGCCGGTACTGGGAGAAGGGCGACGTCGACACGGACGCCGACGCCGTCGCGGCGCCCTCGACCCTCGACGGCGCGCGCGTGCTGCGACCCGGCACCGACGTCACGCTCGTCGCCCACGGCCCGACCGTCGCCACCGCGCTCAAGGTCGCGGACGCGGCCGCCGCCGAGGGGCGGTCGGTCGAGGTCGTCGACCTGCGCGCGATCTCCCCGCTGGACGTGGGCACCGTCGTGGAGTCGGTGCGCCGCACCGGCCGCTGCGTGGTCGTGCACGAGGCCCCCGTGCTGTACGGCACCGGGGCGGAGGTCGCGGCCCGGGTCACGGAGGAGTGCTTCTACCACCTCGAGGCGCCGGTGCTCCGCGTCGGCGGGTTCCACACCCCCTACCCCGTCGCCAAGCTGGAGCACGAGTACCTGCCCGGACTCGACCGCGTCCTCGACGCCGTCGACCGCGTGCTCGCGCACTGA
- the pdhA gene encoding pyruvate dehydrogenase (acetyl-transferring) E1 component subunit alpha, whose protein sequence is MSPSGPLTDDGLVQLLTPAGERVDHPDYAPRVAHLDADALRGLYRDMVLVRRFDTEATALQRQGELGLWAQSLGQEAAQVGSGRALARQDYVFPSYREHGVAHTRGLDLTQILPLFRGVDHGGWDSDALGFHLYTLVIGSHTLHATGYAMGVQRDGAVGTGDPERDTAVVTYFGDGATSQGDVNEALVFAAVNNAPLVLFCQNNQWAISEPTTRQARVPLAARGPGFGVPSVRVDGNDVLACYAVTAEAAERARSGGGPTLIEAFTYRMGAHTTSDDPSRYRSAAEEDYWRQRDPIDRLDAHLTTTGELSDAFRAEVAAEADALGERVRTTARALGRPETSTMFEHVYATPHAVVDAERAWFEDYEASFTGGDR, encoded by the coding sequence GTGAGCCCCAGCGGTCCGCTCACCGACGACGGCCTGGTCCAGCTGCTCACGCCCGCGGGCGAGCGCGTGGACCACCCCGACTACGCACCCCGGGTCGCCCACCTGGACGCCGACGCGCTGCGCGGCCTGTACCGCGACATGGTGCTGGTCCGGCGGTTCGACACCGAGGCCACCGCGCTGCAGCGGCAGGGCGAGCTCGGCCTGTGGGCGCAGAGCCTCGGGCAGGAGGCCGCGCAGGTCGGCTCCGGCCGGGCGCTCGCCCGGCAGGACTACGTGTTCCCGTCCTACCGCGAGCACGGCGTCGCGCACACCCGCGGCCTCGACCTCACGCAGATCCTGCCGCTGTTCCGCGGCGTCGACCACGGCGGCTGGGACTCCGACGCGCTCGGCTTCCACCTGTACACCCTGGTGATCGGCTCGCACACGCTGCACGCGACGGGCTACGCCATGGGCGTGCAGCGCGACGGCGCTGTCGGCACCGGCGACCCCGAGCGGGACACGGCCGTCGTCACGTACTTCGGCGACGGGGCGACCTCGCAGGGCGACGTCAACGAGGCCCTGGTGTTCGCCGCCGTGAACAACGCGCCGCTCGTGCTGTTCTGCCAGAACAACCAGTGGGCGATCTCCGAGCCGACCACGCGCCAGGCGCGCGTCCCGCTCGCCGCGCGCGGCCCGGGCTTCGGTGTGCCGAGCGTGCGCGTCGACGGCAACGACGTCCTCGCCTGCTACGCCGTCACGGCGGAGGCCGCCGAGCGCGCGCGGTCCGGCGGCGGTCCCACGCTGATCGAGGCGTTCACGTACCGCATGGGCGCGCACACCACCTCCGACGACCCGTCGCGCTACCGGTCGGCGGCGGAGGAGGACTACTGGCGGCAGCGCGACCCGATCGACCGGCTCGACGCGCACCTCACGACGACCGGGGAGCTGTCCGACGCGTTCCGCGCCGAGGTGGCGGCCGAGGCCGACGCGCTCGGCGAGCGGGTCCGCACCACGGCCCGCGCGCTCGGCCGGCCGGAGACGAGCACCATGTTCGAGCACGTGTACGCGACGCCGCACGCGGTGGTCGACGCGGAGCGTGCCTGGTTCGAGGACTACGAGGCGTCGTTCACGGGGGGTGACCGGTGA